Proteins from one Hydrogenivirga caldilitoris genomic window:
- the tgt gene encoding tRNA guanosine(34) transglycosylase Tgt, translating to MFDFKVITRDGKARRGKLKTSHGEIDTPVFMPVGTQGTVKAMTHRLLEEIGAQIILGNTYHLYLRPGLDVITGAGGLHRFISWDKPILTDSGGYQVFSLAQGRFGDRKSKVRVSDEGVEFRDHLAGDLHFFTPERVVQIQEAFGSDIIMPLDECVEYPVDKEYARKALERTLSWLDRSIKAKSREEQSLFGIVQGAFFEDLRVEAAKRTVERELPGYAIGGLSVGEPKEIMYSMTELVCEYLPADKPRYLMGVGKPEDIINAVAAGVDMFDCVVPTRNARTGTLFTSLGIVNIRHEKFKKDFSPLDPNCDCYTCRNFTKAYLRHLFVAEEISSYVLNTIHNLRFYLRLMEDIRTAIEVGKFESYRRDILERVTRKL from the coding sequence CCCCGGTCTTTATGCCCGTTGGAACTCAGGGAACCGTTAAGGCGATGACCCACAGGCTCCTTGAAGAGATTGGAGCCCAGATAATCCTTGGGAACACGTACCATCTTTACCTAAGACCTGGCTTGGACGTGATTACCGGGGCGGGAGGACTTCACAGGTTCATATCCTGGGACAAACCGATACTGACCGACAGCGGCGGTTATCAGGTCTTCTCCCTTGCGCAGGGGAGGTTCGGAGACAGAAAATCCAAGGTAAGGGTGAGCGATGAAGGGGTTGAGTTTAGGGACCATCTCGCTGGAGACCTCCACTTTTTTACACCCGAGAGGGTCGTTCAGATTCAGGAAGCCTTCGGCTCGGACATAATAATGCCCCTTGATGAATGTGTTGAATACCCAGTTGACAAAGAGTACGCAAGAAAAGCTTTGGAGAGGACTCTGAGCTGGCTTGACAGAAGCATAAAGGCAAAGAGCAGAGAGGAGCAGTCTCTCTTTGGTATAGTTCAGGGAGCTTTCTTTGAGGACCTAAGGGTTGAAGCGGCTAAGAGGACTGTGGAAAGGGAGCTTCCCGGATACGCCATAGGTGGTCTTTCGGTGGGTGAACCTAAGGAGATCATGTACTCAATGACAGAACTGGTTTGTGAATACCTGCCGGCAGACAAACCTCGCTACCTAATGGGAGTTGGAAAACCCGAGGATATTATTAACGCTGTGGCAGCCGGCGTGGACATGTTTGATTGTGTTGTCCCGACCAGGAACGCCAGGACGGGTACCCTCTTTACCTCTCTGGGTATCGTGAACATAAGGCATGAGAAATTCAAGAAGGACTTTTCTCCCCTTGACCCTAACTGTGACTGTTACACCTGCAGGAACTTCACCAAAGCCTATCTGAGACACCTCTTTGTGGCTGAGGAGATAAGCTCTTACGTTTTAAACACTATTCATAACCTACGTTTTTATCTGAGACTAATGGAAGATATTAGAACCGCCATTGAAGTAGGCAAGTTTGAGAGTTACAGGAGGGACATCCTTGAGAGGGTGACAAGAAAGCTTTAG
- a CDS encoding bifunctional 3'-5' exonuclease/DNA polymerase, with the protein MKYEYVTERGSLVRALSNLENSPYVFLDTETAGNRIRLFQLGNEESIFVIDLFDLPEAVELIRELISRKGIVGHNLKFDLKFMYPLEIIPYATFDTMIGSFLLGYERHSLSYVAERLLGYTLDKSLQLSDWSRTNLTKQQIEYAATDVLIVRELFAKMKERLNSIGGTDRGEELLNTRTARVFGLTNPVTIVEMAFVQEVAKLELSGIPVDEEEIERLSREFEKKLQRLIMDFYIKYRIDPMSPKQIGNFLTRRLGLSLPETQKGNLSTDDKTLAEFSHKREVGEILEIRRIKKALDKLKELSGYISKGRVYPDFKQIGAVTGRMSSSNPNVQNIPRDMRSLFKAEEGNLFVIADFSQIELRIAAEYVGDESMLRAFREGKDLHRYTASLVLEKPEEEISKEERQLAKAMNFGLIYGISARGLSEYARSSYGVNLELDAADVFRQKFFKFFHAFKEWHDRVKRELKENKEVTGTTLLGRSYRATTFTDAVNYPIQGTGADLLKLAVLMFDVEMRKKGLEGRVVNLVHDEIVVECPEDSAQEVKKALEHAMVQAGHIVLKNVPVEAESVVNERWVKG; encoded by the coding sequence ATGAAGTATGAATACGTTACGGAAAGAGGGTCTCTGGTTAGAGCTCTATCCAACCTTGAGAACAGTCCCTATGTATTTCTGGATACGGAAACAGCGGGAAACAGGATAAGGCTCTTCCAACTGGGAAACGAGGAGAGCATATTTGTAATTGACCTCTTTGACCTGCCAGAAGCCGTTGAACTTATCAGGGAACTCATATCAAGGAAAGGTATCGTGGGACACAACCTCAAGTTTGACCTCAAGTTCATGTATCCTTTGGAAATTATCCCTTACGCTACCTTTGACACCATGATAGGTAGTTTTCTGTTAGGTTACGAAAGGCACTCCCTGAGCTATGTAGCAGAAAGGTTACTTGGATATACACTGGATAAATCCTTACAGCTCTCCGACTGGTCAAGAACGAACCTCACAAAGCAACAGATTGAGTACGCGGCGACCGACGTCCTCATAGTGAGAGAGCTCTTTGCAAAGATGAAGGAAAGACTCAACTCTATAGGAGGTACCGACAGAGGGGAGGAGCTGTTAAACACAAGAACAGCCCGTGTGTTCGGTCTTACAAATCCGGTAACCATAGTTGAGATGGCTTTTGTACAAGAGGTAGCAAAGCTTGAGCTGAGCGGCATACCTGTTGATGAAGAGGAGATAGAGAGGCTTTCCAGAGAGTTTGAAAAGAAGCTCCAGAGGTTAATAATGGACTTTTACATAAAGTACCGTATTGACCCTATGTCCCCTAAGCAGATAGGGAACTTTCTTACCAGGAGGCTTGGACTCAGCCTTCCAGAGACCCAAAAAGGGAACCTGTCAACGGACGATAAAACCCTCGCTGAGTTCTCCCACAAGAGGGAAGTTGGAGAGATACTTGAGATAAGAAGAATAAAGAAAGCCCTTGACAAGTTGAAGGAGTTGAGTGGCTACATAAGTAAAGGGAGGGTTTATCCTGACTTCAAGCAAATAGGGGCTGTAACCGGCAGGATGTCAAGTTCAAATCCTAACGTTCAGAATATACCAAGGGATATGAGGAGCCTCTTCAAGGCAGAGGAGGGTAACCTCTTTGTTATAGCGGATTTCTCTCAGATTGAGCTAAGGATAGCTGCGGAGTACGTTGGCGATGAGAGTATGTTAAGAGCCTTCCGTGAAGGGAAAGACCTTCACAGGTACACAGCAAGCCTCGTTCTTGAAAAACCGGAGGAGGAGATATCCAAGGAGGAGAGACAGCTTGCAAAGGCTATGAACTTTGGTTTGATATACGGGATATCTGCAAGAGGTCTATCTGAATACGCAAGGAGCAGTTATGGGGTTAATCTTGAACTGGATGCAGCTGACGTCTTCAGACAGAAGTTCTTCAAGTTCTTTCACGCCTTTAAGGAGTGGCACGACAGGGTGAAAAGGGAGCTAAAGGAAAACAAAGAGGTGACGGGAACGACCCTGCTGGGAAGGTCTTACAGGGCAACCACCTTCACCGATGCGGTCAACTATCCCATCCAGGGAACAGGGGCTGACCTGCTGAAGCTTGCAGTTCTGATGTTTGATGTTGAAATGCGTAAGAAAGGTCTGGAGGGGCGGGTTGTAAACCTGGTACACGACGAGATAGTCGTTGAGTGCCCTGAAGATTCAGCCCAAGAGGTGAAAAAAGCCCTTGAGCATGCGATGGTTCAGGCTGGACACATAGTCCTAAAAAATGTTCCTGTTGAAGCTGAAAGCGTTGTAAACGAGAGGTGGGTAAAGGGCTAA